The proteins below are encoded in one region of Helianthus annuus cultivar XRQ/B chromosome 2, HanXRQr2.0-SUNRISE, whole genome shotgun sequence:
- the LOC118479347 gene encoding uncharacterized protein LOC118479347, with amino-acid sequence MSEEHQEAPASEEGPVPVLRWDLGLFEQIVRSFRFPPEWDARYPAQGQTAADAPPGYITLFEDFFLQGNFRLPATNFFGSILSYYKFHISQLSPPGMVRVRHFEFLCQSHGIEPTVNKFRVFYQLQRTMGFFSFASRGTAKKILLNPPKSFHDWKPKFFFIREEVLPIAMPFREWTEVIPKEDLPIPKSAQWYQRLTATPNRVFGENVLVAAKMSDQWSPSSRELPVLKIGDQETQLYQAAFPAFGGSMGVRPLRDDEEGWYDQIKGNFMFPAADAFASPPDATEGVLRDLGVDPEEKKKKPSKKKKKADVEVTSKGPGASRATTAAVKAMGKTGAGGSKGSGSAGSRNPDADATPSQPEDEEEEEEETAPLIGRKRGRSEATTGMASAPVSVVIPVVGKKSKLRSLYQFSPEIKKKTPEKGVKFVEPSTKRPKVATEPSDSAARDAAKTAEAQRKAEEDRRKEESRIAAQKKAEELKRKEEEEKKRKEEEERKLEAERKRKAEEERKLREEADRQRKAEEARKERAADQSSVQGQSGVPKPPPAAPIVTSKGLGRYVSSGASSGGAGGYNPNVIGAKDTVGDIYYKTYTEEERGDAPHQAPWSLRQKDTFVEFGEAA; translated from the exons AGGAGGGGCCAGTCCCAGTCCTGAGATGGGACTTAGGTTTATTCGAACAGATCGTTCGAAGTTTTAGGtttccaccggagtgggatgcccggTACCCTGCTCAGGGTCAGACCGCGGCTGATGCCCCACCCGGTTACATTACTTTGTTCGAAGACTTCTTCCTTCAAGGAAACTTCCGGCTGCCGGCGACTAACTTCTTTGGTAGCATATTGTCCTACTACAAGTTTCATATCTCACAGTTAAGCCCACCTGGGATGGTGAGGGTGAGGCACTTTGAGTTCTTGTGTCAATCCCACGGCATTGAGCCGACGGTGAATAAGTTTCGTGTCTTCTATCAACTGCAAAGAAcaatggggttcttttcttttgCTAGCCGTGGTACGGCTAAGAAGATTTTGTTGAATCCTCCcaagagtttccatgactggaaacccAAGTTCTTCTTCATCCGGGAGGAAGTCTTGCCAATAGCTATGCCGTTTAGGGAATGGACCGAGGTTATACCAAAGGAGGACCTTCCTATACCGAAGTCTGCTCAGTGGTATCAGCGGCTTACCGCAACCCCTAACCGGGTATTTGGGGAGAATGTTCTGGTTGCTGCcaagatgagtgaccagtggtcacctaGTAGCAGGGAACTCCCGGTCTTGAAGATCGGGGATCAAG AGACGCAACTCTATCAGGCTGCCTTCCCAGCCTTTGGTGGCTCCATGGGCGTTCGCCCTCTGCGCGATGATGAGGAAGGCTGGTATGACCAGATAAAGGGGAACTTCATGTTTCCTGCTGCTGACGCCTTCGCCTCGCCGCCGGATGCAACTGAAG gtgtgttgcgcgatcTGGGGGTTGAcccagaggagaagaagaagaaaccttcgaagaagaaaaagaaggcgGATGTTGAAGTGACCAGCAAGGGTCCTGGCGCCAGTCGCGCAACTACTGCTGCTGTCAAAG CTATGGGAAAGACTGGCGCTGGTGGGTCAAAGGgctctgggagcgcgggttctcgtaacccgGATGCTGACGCAACTCCATCTCAACCtgaggatgaagaagaagaggaagaagagactGCCCCGTTGATTGGAAGAAAGAGGGGTAGAAGCGAGGCGACAACTGGTATGGCCTCTGCGCCTGTTTCagttgttattcccgttgttgGGAAGAAGAGCAAGTTGCGCTCGTTATACCAGTTTTCTCCTG agatcaagaagaagacccctgaaaagGGGGTTAAGTTTGTTGAACCCAGCACGAAAAGACCTAAGGTTGCCACTGAACCTTCCGATTCTGCTGCGCGTGATGCTGCGAAAACTGCTGAAGCGCAGCGAAAGGCAGAAGAGGATCGGAGGAAAGAAGAGAGTAGGATTGCTGCGCAGAAGAAGGCTGAAGAGTTAAAGCgcaaagaagaggaagagaaaaagaggaaggaggaggaggagagaaAGCTGGAGGCGGAGAGGAAGAGGAAAGCGGAAGAGGAGAGAAAGCTGAGGGAGGAGGCGGATAGGCAGAGGAAGGCGGAAGAGGCGAGGAAAGAAAGAGCTGCCGATCAGTCTTCTGTTCAAGGGCAGTCTGGTGTCCCAAAACCTCCCCCTGCTGCGCCGATTGTTACTTCTAAGGGGTTAGGGCGCTATGTGTCTAGTGGTGCAAGCTCTGGAGGAGCTGGGGGCTATAACCCCAATGTGATAGGTGCGAAGGATACCGTCGGGGATATATATTATAAAACTTATACTGAAGAGGAACGTGGTGATGCTCCTCATCAAGCCCCTTGGAGCTTAAGGCAGAAGGATACGTTTGTTGAATTTG GCGAAGCCGCATGA
- the LOC110914356 gene encoding centrosomal protein of 63 kDa-like, giving the protein MLYRTYILAEANARSANHQIVREWRTMVRERADWEAYRERVLKRVGEFEKAKATFDEEKAKFEADRKAEEWGREGLQKKLHNVEEQLAKEKAEFKRICAQDNERAYAARQKIVGLEAKIAELTSKVEEAQVETAAKQQMEVELSEAKVQLSTKDKDLQAKDVEIAELKRRLDEQIDRCESLEIDLEAEKVKAIDAEEARAVSTAALNVAQTNYSEAQGIVDTLVSEAEWMRTRGIVLVANSILNAGELDRAVAALTDAARAVGHRGGYLECADHVERMLGQEFDTSHCSVTEQADAALASAENSYDNLSLPIMDLVVSALKKDDWCQRLKAILDPPITVESSDEEAAGDDGGGDDDGDDGEGNEDDDGEKKEDK; this is encoded by the exons ATGTTGTACCGCACTTACATTCTTGCCGAGGCCAACGCTCGATCTGCTAACCATCAGATAGTTCGTGAATGGCGAACAATGGTCAGAGAGCGCGCCGACTGGGAGGCTTACCGAGAACGTGTGCTAAAACGTGTTGGTGAATTTGAGAAGGCTAAGGCCACATTTGATGAGGAGAaagccaagtttgaggctgatAGGAAAGCTGAAGAGTGGGGTCGCGAGGGCCTGCAAAAGAAACTTCATAATGTGGAagagcaactggccaaggagaaggccgagttcaaGCGCATCTGCGCCCAGGACAACGAGCGCGCCTATGCGGCTCGACAAAAAATTGTTGGTCTTGAGGCTAAGATAGCGGAGCTGACATCGAAGGTGGAGGAAGCGCAGGTTGAGACAGCCGCTAAACAACAGATGGAG GTTGAGTTGTCTGAAGCTAAGGTTCAGCTGTCCACCAAGGACAAAGATCTCCAGGCCAAGGACGTTGAGATTGCGGAGCTCAAACGTCGCTTGGATGAACAAATCGACAGATGTGAGTCCCTGGAGATCGACCTTGAGGCAGAGAAGGTCAAGGCCATCGATgctgaggaggcgcgtgctgtCAGCACTGCGGCGCTTAACGTGGCTCAGACAAATTATTCTGAGGCCCAAGGCATTGTGGACACGCTTGTTTCTGAAGCAGAATGGATGCGCACTCGGGGAATAGTGCTG GTTGCCAATTCCATCTTGAACGCCGGCGAGCTAGATCGCGCTGTTGCTGCTCTTACGGATGCGGCGCGTGCAGTTGGTCATCGAGGAGGTTACCTGGAGTGTGCTGATCACGTTGAGCGAATGCTGGGACAAGAATTCGATACAAGTCATTGCTCAGTGACGGAACAAGCTGATGCTGCGCTGGCCAGTGCTGAGAACTCATATGACAACCTCTCCTTGCCCATCATGGACTTGGTTGTTAGTGCCTTAAAAAAGGATGATTGGTGTCAGCGCCTCAAGGCGATCCTTGATCCACCGATTACTGTTGAATCATCTGATGAGGAAGCAGCTGGTGATGATGGCGGAGGTGATGACGATGGCGACGATGGTGAGGGGaacgaagatgatgatggtgagaaGAAAGAAGACAAATAG
- the LOC110914367 gene encoding protein NRT1/ PTR FAMILY 8.3, with the protein MSYSFQGMIMLTVSATVSTLRPTPCNTDTSNCPSATVGQSAFLYSALGLVALGTSGVRPNVPTFGADQYDENDEKELSYKYTFFNLFFLSIKVGALLGLTLMVYIQQEKGYGWGFGLPTGIMFASLVILAAGFPRYRYKKPMGSVFTRFIQVIVVSVRNHFKGVKVGPKVKLYEVATKESDIFGARRLSHTPHYRFLDKAAMIEDHELTDITDRWKLCTITQVEELKTFIGIFPVWASNIAHSLSLAQQTTFFIAQSKILDRQLGPNFIIPPGSMQVFAVLSAFITVSVYEKFMVPILKRKTNHPRGLTSLQRMGLGLFLAIFALASAAAIEHMRRTHSNPSSLSVFWLVPQYFVLGGAESFMYVGQLEFFYDEATDGMKSVCGALFLSEVGVGSWVNSALVKIVQWATGTGENGWLKDDLNESKLDYYYAIVAGISVANLFLYVLVARRYKSRHQG; encoded by the exons ATGAGTTATTCTTTTCAG GGAATGATAATGTTAACCGTTTCGGCTACCGTATCCACCTTACGTCCTACTCCTTGCAACACTGACACATCAAATTGCCCTTCTGCGACCGTCGGCCAGTCAGCATTCCTCTATTCTGCCTTAGGCCTAGTAGCCCTCGGAACCAGTGGGGTCAGACCCAACGTCCCTACATTTGGTGCCGACCAATACGATGAAAACGACGAAAAGGAACTCTCATACAAATACACTTTTTTCAACTTATTTTTCTTATCGATTAAAGTCGGGGCTTTGTTAGGACTCACACTGATGGTGTATATACAACAAGAGAAAGGGTATGGTTGGGGGTTTGGGCTACCGACCGGGATCATGTTTGCATCGCTCGTGATCTTGGCAGCCGGGTTTCCAAGGTATCGGTATAAAAAGCCGATGGGGAGTGTTTTTACCAGATTTATTCAAGTGATTGTGGTTTCTGTAAGGAATCATTTTAAAGGTGTTAAAGTTGGTCCTAAAGTTAAGCTTTATGAGGTTGCCACAAAAGAATCTGATATCTTTGGTGCAAGAAGGCTCTCACATACTCCTCATTACAG ATTCTTGGACAAAGCCGCAATGATAGAAGATCACGAGTTAACTGACATAACCGACCGATGGAAACTATGCACCATAACACAAGTAGAAGAATTAAAAACCTTCATAGGTATCTTCCCGGTTTGGGCCTCAAACATAGCCCATTCCCTCTCCTTAGCCCAACAGACCACCTTCTTCATTGCCCAATCCAAAATCTTGGACCGTCAACTTGGCCCAAACTTCATCATCCCGCCAGGCTCCATGCAAGTTTTTGCGGTTTTAAGCGCTTTTATCACTGTGTCCGTTTACGAAAAGTTCATGGTCCCGATCCTAAAGCGGAAAACAAACCACCCTCGGGGCCTTACATCCTTACAACGAATGGGGCTAGGCTTGTTCCTTGCTATTTTTGCTCTTGCCTCGGCTGCAGCAATCGAACATATGCGTAGGACCCACTCAAACCCTTCGAGTTTATCTGTGTTTTGGTTGGTCCCACAATATTTTGTATTGGGTGGGGCCGAGTCATTCATGTATGTGGGACAATTAGAATTCTTTTACGATGAAGCTACAGATGGTATGAAAAGTGTTTGCGGGGCGTTGTTTTTGAGTGAGGTCGGGGTTGGGAGTTGGGTAAATAGCGCACTTGTTAAGATCGTTCAGTGGGCCACGGGGACAGGTGAGAATGGATGGTTAAAAGATGATCTTAACGAGAGTAAACTTGATTATTATTATGCGATAGTGGCGGGGATTAGTGTGGCTAACTTGTTTTTATATGTGTTGGTTGCTCGAAGGTATAAGTCTCGACATCAAGGATAA